In the genome of Gemmatimonadota bacterium, one region contains:
- a CDS encoding MBL fold metallo-hydrolase — protein sequence MFNRIPIAALIAGCFMIAWAPATVDARNTPARSGVAARSASADSTVVVMLGVGMPRPDPDASGPATAVLVGSRVFLFDAGPGIMRRMAAAHLPINGVTALFITHLHSDHTLGLPDLIFTSWVMGRRNALEAYGPHGLQEMTTHILEAWKVDEDVRTNGLEHEPASGYAVNVHEIQPGVVYDSGGVRITAIPVLHGSLKEAYAYRIDTPTRSVVISGDTRPSDALIAASRDVDVLVHEVYSAAKLAPEKRPGGDDWPRYMHEFHTSDVELGKIAAEAEPKLLVLTHIIRMGSSDEDLIRAIRAGGFGGRIVVGRDLARY from the coding sequence ATGTTCAATCGAATTCCAATTGCAGCACTCATCGCCGGCTGCTTCATGATCGCGTGGGCACCGGCGACTGTCGATGCGCGCAACACGCCGGCACGAAGCGGCGTCGCAGCTCGATCTGCGAGCGCTGACAGCACGGTCGTCGTGATGCTTGGCGTCGGAATGCCGAGGCCCGATCCGGATGCCTCCGGTCCAGCGACTGCGGTCCTCGTTGGCTCCCGTGTTTTTCTCTTCGACGCCGGTCCGGGAATCATGCGGAGGATGGCAGCAGCGCACCTTCCGATTAATGGTGTAACGGCGCTGTTCATCACCCATCTGCACAGCGATCATACGCTCGGACTGCCGGACCTGATCTTCACGTCATGGGTGATGGGGCGAAGGAACGCACTCGAAGCTTACGGGCCGCACGGATTGCAGGAGATGACCACGCACATTCTGGAAGCGTGGAAGGTCGACGAAGATGTTCGCACCAATGGACTGGAGCACGAACCGGCCAGTGGCTACGCGGTGAACGTGCACGAGATCCAGCCGGGTGTCGTTTACGACAGCGGTGGCGTGCGCATCACGGCGATCCCGGTACTGCACGGTAGTCTAAAGGAAGCGTACGCATATCGGATCGACACGCCCACGCGCTCGGTAGTGATTTCGGGTGACACGCGACCGTCGGACGCACTGATTGCTGCTTCGCGAGACGTGGATGTGCTGGTGCATGAAGTGTATTCGGCGGCGAAGCTCGCGCCCGAGAAGCGGCCCGGGGGTGACGACTGGCCGCGCTACATGCACGAGTTCCACACGTCCGACGTGGAGCTCGGGAAGATCGCCGCGGAGGCGGAGCCCAAGCTGCTGGTGCTCACCCACATCATAAGAATGGGAAGCAGCGACGAGGATCTGATTCGCGCGATACGCGCTGGCGGATTCGGTGGCAGGATCGTCGTCGGCCGGGATCTGGCACGGTACTAG
- a CDS encoding amidohydrolase family protein: protein MKMKRLALLFLSLVTAGLAPAQNAPRERDVLVTGGWLFASTGNQRVRNPGILIRAGKFLRVGGDLSIAGADAERVQLADTETVIPGLFDLHAHYAMDLFNAGRKDETTAYPSLFLANGVTSTWPAGEMKPDSMMALRIRIDRGLEPGPRLLNSGPYFGTARPGWDSNISVDSIYSEVDYWAEHGVRGFKAKGIKPYQLRALIERAHQHGLTVTGHLDSGFGESVNPRDAILMGIDRIEHFMGGDAFTPDRSAYASYEHMTFDTPAFKRIAALYKTQHVYFDATLSAYGYYGKKDPVVYTYYTDEERFLTPYMRSVIAARPPRPVNQQFENIYWTKRKEVKAFYDAGGGDLITLGTDHPSWGEFFTPFAVNRELLSLSLSGIPNAAVLRIATINSARAIGLGDRLGSIEAGKWADLVVVRGDPLADIRRVRLPRLVIKAGKIYDPQALMKSVEGKIGPASAADTAVWAPTPRQPRRPGR, encoded by the coding sequence ATGAAGATGAAGCGCCTCGCACTGTTGTTTCTGTCTCTCGTTACCGCGGGTCTTGCGCCCGCGCAGAATGCGCCTCGAGAGCGTGACGTACTCGTAACTGGCGGCTGGCTGTTCGCATCGACAGGTAACCAGCGAGTTCGCAACCCCGGCATTCTCATTCGCGCGGGCAAGTTCCTGCGCGTCGGCGGTGACCTCTCGATAGCCGGTGCTGACGCCGAGCGCGTTCAGCTGGCAGATACGGAAACGGTGATTCCCGGCCTTTTCGATCTGCACGCGCACTACGCGATGGATCTGTTCAACGCGGGGCGCAAGGACGAGACGACTGCGTATCCATCGCTCTTTCTCGCCAACGGTGTGACATCAACGTGGCCCGCGGGCGAGATGAAGCCGGACTCGATGATGGCGCTGCGCATCAGGATCGATCGTGGATTGGAGCCGGGCCCTCGGCTGCTGAATTCAGGACCGTACTTCGGGACCGCGCGGCCCGGTTGGGACAGCAACATATCGGTCGACTCGATCTACTCCGAGGTGGATTACTGGGCCGAGCACGGAGTGCGCGGATTCAAGGCAAAAGGGATAAAGCCCTATCAGCTACGCGCGCTGATCGAGCGTGCGCATCAGCATGGGCTTACGGTGACTGGCCACCTTGATTCCGGATTCGGTGAGTCGGTCAATCCGCGCGACGCGATCCTGATGGGAATCGATCGCATCGAGCACTTCATGGGCGGCGACGCGTTCACGCCGGATCGCTCCGCGTACGCGTCGTACGAGCACATGACCTTCGACACGCCTGCGTTCAAGCGGATCGCCGCGCTGTACAAGACGCAACACGTCTATTTCGACGCGACGTTGAGTGCGTACGGTTACTACGGCAAGAAGGATCCCGTAGTCTACACCTACTACACGGATGAAGAGCGCTTCCTCACGCCGTACATGCGCTCCGTGATTGCCGCGCGGCCGCCACGCCCGGTGAATCAGCAGTTCGAGAACATCTACTGGACCAAGCGCAAGGAAGTGAAGGCGTTCTACGACGCGGGCGGCGGCGATCTCATCACGCTCGGCACCGATCATCCGAGCTGGGGAGAATTCTTTACGCCGTTCGCGGTGAACAGGGAATTGCTGTCGCTCTCGCTGTCGGGCATTCCGAACGCGGCCGTGCTGCGCATCGCGACCATCAACAGTGCGCGCGCGATTGGGCTTGGCGACAGACTTGGATCGATCGAAGCGGGGAAATGGGCTGATCTGGTGGTCGTGCGCGGGGATCCGCTGGCCGACATTCGCCGAGTCAGATTGCCGCGACTGGTGATCAAAGCCGGGAAGATTTACGACCCGCAAGCGTTGATGAAGTCGGTAGAGGGAAAGATCGGACCGGCGAGTGCCGCCGATACCGCCGTCTGGGCACCAACCCCACGCCAACCACGCCGCCCTGGACGCTGA